Proteins from a genomic interval of Quercus robur chromosome 9, dhQueRobu3.1, whole genome shotgun sequence:
- the LOC126701069 gene encoding uncharacterized protein LOC126701069, translating into MAVHSKDEALMCKVFRSSLGPVAMRWFNGLRANSIDSFKKLTRAFGAHFITCSRIPRPLGSLLSMSMREVETLKTYSDRYCEMFNEIDEDYDDVAISTFKAGLPTEHDLRKSLTGKPITSVRQLMDQIDKYRRVEEDQIQGKGKAKVIPQEMRDFRLDWYNNNLPRKDFVGQPVSANTQVVNAVFREPVQ; encoded by the coding sequence ATGGCTGTTCATTCTAAAgatgaggctttgatgtgtaaggtctttCGATCTAGCTTGGGCCcagtggcgatgaggtggttcaatggtTTAAGGGCGAATTCTATTGATTCCTTTAAGAAACTCACCCGGGCCTTTGGTGCTCACTTTATCACTTGTAGCAGGAttcctcggcctttgggatcCTTGTTATCTATGTCCATGCGGGAGGTAGAAACTCTGAAGACCTACTCAGATAGATATTGTGAgatgtttaatgaaatagacGAAGACTATGACGATGTGGCCATTAGTACTTTCAAGGCTGGCCTCCCAACCGAGCATGACCTGAGGAAATCTTTGACTGGTAAGCCTATTACTAGTGTGCGCCAACTTATGGATCAGATTGACAAGTATAGAAGGGTAGAGGAAGACCAAATACAGgggaaaggaaaggctaaggtgaTCCCTCaggagatgagggatttcaggttGGACTGGTACAATAATAACCTACCTCGGAAAGATTTTGTTGGGCAGCCAGTATCTGCCAACACCCAGGTGGTTAATGCCGTATTCCGAGAACCAGTACAATAG